The following coding sequences are from one Salvia hispanica cultivar TCC Black 2014 chromosome 3, UniMelb_Shisp_WGS_1.0, whole genome shotgun sequence window:
- the LOC125211066 gene encoding protein phosphatase 2C 70 isoform X1, whose protein sequence is MEKAMRFTSIFLSSSALPIALLILMLLLVLILIFIACKFRPWTRFLSASTAAARRRAPASIRVDDIERPLVSGDLSSVESDESTLCHPNEQAARQTQGSYTSSHAILATPKQRLPPASSQLTHDDIIVLDIPNTSENPLVDQTLQHPHFPEDRRNEKRGDNYNQKYSTNIREPIPSYTANQGSILKLEVVSGPARGLQYSVKSTNTTELPVTIGRVSPGDLILKDSEVSGKHAMINWNANKLKWELVDMGSLNGTMLNSQAVLPAQSGNRHWSNPVELSSGDTVTFGTSSKISVNITSQTECKIPFRIGIASDPMALRRGGKKLAMEDVCYYQWPLHGLDQFGMFGICDGHGGADAATSVSKIMPEVITGILSDSFRREKVLSQCDASEVLREAFYQTEARINHYYEGCTATLLLVWADGHQNFYAQCANVGDSACVANIGGKQIKMTEDHRVTSQSERLRIQAIGTPLRDGESRICGINLARMLGDKFLKEQDARFSAEPYISEVVCIDQSSEGFALLASDGFWDVINMKKAFQLVHQAMERNAMERESSAEKIAKYLLSEARTLRTKDNTSIIFLDFTNSSSHGGSCKADS, encoded by the exons ATGGAGAAGGCGATGCGCTTTACCAGCATTTTCTTATCGTCATCGGCGTTGCCTATTGCTTTGCTCATTCTTATGCTTTTGCTCGTCCTAATCCTCATCTTCATAGCCTGCAAGTTCCGACCATGGACCCGCTTCCTCTCCGCCTCCACCGCCGCTGCCCGCCGCCGTGCTCCGGCCTCGATCAGG GTTGATGACATTGAACGCCCTCTTGTTTCGGGAGATCTTAGTTCTGTTGAAAGTGACGAGTCTACGTTATGCCATCCCAATGAGCAGGCTGCTCGTCAAACTCAGGGTAGTTATACTTCATCACATGCTATTTTGGCAACACCAAAACAAAGGCTCCCACCAGCATCCTCCCAGCTGACCCACG ATGATATTATTGTTCTTGACATTCCAAATACTTCAGAGAATCCTTTGGTGGACCAGACGCTTCAGCATCCTCATTTCCCTGAAGACcggagaaatgaaaaaagaggAGATAATTATAACCAGAAATACAGTACAAATATCAGAGAGCCTATTCCCAGTTACACTGCAAACCAGG GAAGTATTCTCAAGCTGGAGGTAGTATCTGGCCCTGCTCGCGGGCTTCAGTATTCTGTAAAGTCGACCAACACAACAGAGCTTCCAGTGACTATTGGGAGAGTGTCACCTGGTGATTTAATACTTAAGGACTCGGAGGTCTCTGGAAAGCACGCAATGATAAATTGGAATGCTAAT AAATTAAAGTGGGAGCTCGTCGACATGGGTAGCTTGAACGGAACAATGTTGAACTCCCAGGCAGTCCTTCCAGCCCAATCAGGAAATAGGCATTGGAGTAACCCAGTTGAGCTCTCAAGTGGTGACACAGTAACATTTGGCACAAGTTCAAAAATTTCG GTTAATATTACATCACAAACAGAATGCAAGATCCCTTTCAGGATCGGTATAGCATCAGATCCTATGGCTTTGCGTCGAGGAGGGAAAAAGTTGGCCATGGAAGATGTCTGCTATTACCAGTGGCCTCTTCATGGACTAGATCAG TTTGGGATGTTCGGTATATGTGATGGACATGGAGGAGCAGATGCGGCCACATCTGTTAGCAA AATAATGCCTGAAGTAATTACTGGAATCTTGTCAGATTCATTCAGACGAGAGAAAGTTCTGTCTCAGTGCGACGCTTCTGAGGTCCTCAGAGAAGCATTTTACCAGACAGAGGCGCGCATTAACCATTACTATGAG GGCTGTACTGCGACACTGCTACTGGTGTGGGCTGATGGTCATCAAAATTTCTATGCACAATGTGCAAATGTTGGAGACTCGGCTTGTGTTGCAAA TATTGGTGGAAAGCAGATAAAGATGACCGAAGACCACAGGGTAACTAGTCAATCCGAAAGGCTCCGTATTCAGGCAATAGGAACGCCTCTGAGAGATGGGGAAAGTCGGATATGTG GTATTAACCTGGCCAGAATGCTCGGGGATAAATTTTTGAAGGAGCAGGATGCTCGTTTCAGCGCAGAACCTTATATTAGTGAAGTCGTATGCATAGACCAATCAAGTGAGGGCTTTGCCCTTCTAGCCAG TGATGGTTTCTGGGATGTAATTAATATGAAGAAGGCATTTCAGCTTGTGCATCAGGCAATGGAGAGGAATGcgatggagagagagagctcCGCGGAGAAGATAGCTAAGTATTTGTTGAGTGAGGCAAGAACACTGCGTACAAAAGATAACACATCGATAATTTTCCTAGATTTTACCAACAGCAGCAGCCATGGCGGATCGTGTAAAGCTGACAGCTAG
- the LOC125211066 gene encoding protein phosphatase 2C 70 isoform X2: MEKAMRFTSIFLSSSALPIALLILMLLLVLILIFIACKFRPWTRFLSASTAAARRRAPASIRVDDIERPLVSGDLSSVESDESTLCHPNEQAARQTQGSYTSSHAILATPKQRLPPASSQLTHENPLVDQTLQHPHFPEDRRNEKRGDNYNQKYSTNIREPIPSYTANQGSILKLEVVSGPARGLQYSVKSTNTTELPVTIGRVSPGDLILKDSEVSGKHAMINWNANKLKWELVDMGSLNGTMLNSQAVLPAQSGNRHWSNPVELSSGDTVTFGTSSKISVNITSQTECKIPFRIGIASDPMALRRGGKKLAMEDVCYYQWPLHGLDQFGMFGICDGHGGADAATSVSKIMPEVITGILSDSFRREKVLSQCDASEVLREAFYQTEARINHYYEGCTATLLLVWADGHQNFYAQCANVGDSACVANIGGKQIKMTEDHRVTSQSERLRIQAIGTPLRDGESRICGINLARMLGDKFLKEQDARFSAEPYISEVVCIDQSSEGFALLASDGFWDVINMKKAFQLVHQAMERNAMERESSAEKIAKYLLSEARTLRTKDNTSIIFLDFTNSSSHGGSCKADS, translated from the exons ATGGAGAAGGCGATGCGCTTTACCAGCATTTTCTTATCGTCATCGGCGTTGCCTATTGCTTTGCTCATTCTTATGCTTTTGCTCGTCCTAATCCTCATCTTCATAGCCTGCAAGTTCCGACCATGGACCCGCTTCCTCTCCGCCTCCACCGCCGCTGCCCGCCGCCGTGCTCCGGCCTCGATCAGG GTTGATGACATTGAACGCCCTCTTGTTTCGGGAGATCTTAGTTCTGTTGAAAGTGACGAGTCTACGTTATGCCATCCCAATGAGCAGGCTGCTCGTCAAACTCAGGGTAGTTATACTTCATCACATGCTATTTTGGCAACACCAAAACAAAGGCTCCCACCAGCATCCTCCCAGCTGACCCACG AGAATCCTTTGGTGGACCAGACGCTTCAGCATCCTCATTTCCCTGAAGACcggagaaatgaaaaaagaggAGATAATTATAACCAGAAATACAGTACAAATATCAGAGAGCCTATTCCCAGTTACACTGCAAACCAGG GAAGTATTCTCAAGCTGGAGGTAGTATCTGGCCCTGCTCGCGGGCTTCAGTATTCTGTAAAGTCGACCAACACAACAGAGCTTCCAGTGACTATTGGGAGAGTGTCACCTGGTGATTTAATACTTAAGGACTCGGAGGTCTCTGGAAAGCACGCAATGATAAATTGGAATGCTAAT AAATTAAAGTGGGAGCTCGTCGACATGGGTAGCTTGAACGGAACAATGTTGAACTCCCAGGCAGTCCTTCCAGCCCAATCAGGAAATAGGCATTGGAGTAACCCAGTTGAGCTCTCAAGTGGTGACACAGTAACATTTGGCACAAGTTCAAAAATTTCG GTTAATATTACATCACAAACAGAATGCAAGATCCCTTTCAGGATCGGTATAGCATCAGATCCTATGGCTTTGCGTCGAGGAGGGAAAAAGTTGGCCATGGAAGATGTCTGCTATTACCAGTGGCCTCTTCATGGACTAGATCAG TTTGGGATGTTCGGTATATGTGATGGACATGGAGGAGCAGATGCGGCCACATCTGTTAGCAA AATAATGCCTGAAGTAATTACTGGAATCTTGTCAGATTCATTCAGACGAGAGAAAGTTCTGTCTCAGTGCGACGCTTCTGAGGTCCTCAGAGAAGCATTTTACCAGACAGAGGCGCGCATTAACCATTACTATGAG GGCTGTACTGCGACACTGCTACTGGTGTGGGCTGATGGTCATCAAAATTTCTATGCACAATGTGCAAATGTTGGAGACTCGGCTTGTGTTGCAAA TATTGGTGGAAAGCAGATAAAGATGACCGAAGACCACAGGGTAACTAGTCAATCCGAAAGGCTCCGTATTCAGGCAATAGGAACGCCTCTGAGAGATGGGGAAAGTCGGATATGTG GTATTAACCTGGCCAGAATGCTCGGGGATAAATTTTTGAAGGAGCAGGATGCTCGTTTCAGCGCAGAACCTTATATTAGTGAAGTCGTATGCATAGACCAATCAAGTGAGGGCTTTGCCCTTCTAGCCAG TGATGGTTTCTGGGATGTAATTAATATGAAGAAGGCATTTCAGCTTGTGCATCAGGCAATGGAGAGGAATGcgatggagagagagagctcCGCGGAGAAGATAGCTAAGTATTTGTTGAGTGAGGCAAGAACACTGCGTACAAAAGATAACACATCGATAATTTTCCTAGATTTTACCAACAGCAGCAGCCATGGCGGATCGTGTAAAGCTGACAGCTAG
- the LOC125210454 gene encoding phenylalanine N-monooxygenase-like, whose amino-acid sequence MANELIILGFALLTILLHKWSRRIRKHPLPPGPTAYPIVGCLPQMMRNKPAFRWMHNYMQTFKTEIACFRLGNVHVITVTSPQLAREFFKEHDAIFSSRPETMSTRLTTNGYLTAVLTPAGDQWKKMKRIVVSEVLKNDVYQSFHSKRCEEADHLVRYVHNRSQGNGVLNVRETAQLYCGGLIRKLVFGERFFGCGMEDGGQGVEESKHMDALWTVLMHTYGFAISDFVPFLEVFDLDGHKKIVTNALACMKKYQDPRIDKRVEMWRNGSRYTKEDILDILINLKDSNDDPLLSKQEIKAQVNEIILAAIDNPASAVEWALAEMMIEPSLLDLAAKELDEVVGRNRLVQESDLPQLNFIKACVKEAFRLHPVTAFNLPHVSTVDSVVGGYHIPKGSHVMLSRPGLGRNPNTWDEPLKFKPQRHTGQVVLHDPQLQILSFSTGLRGCPAVKLGSTMVTMLLARLIQGFTWTPSSHTSLDHLIEADSHILLAQPLIAHVTPRLDPQLYHQIA is encoded by the exons ATGGCGAATGAACTCATAATACTAGGGTTTGCTCTATTAACAATCTTGTTGCACAAATGGAGTCGAAGAATAAGAAAGCACCCTCTTCCACCGGGCCCGACGGCCTACCCGATCGTCGGCTGCCTTCCACAGATGATGAGAAACAAGCCAGCATTCCGGTGGATGCACAACTACATGCAAACATTCAAAACCGAAATCGCATGCTTCCGCCTTGGCAACGTCCACGTCATCACCGTCACCTCTCCTCAGCTTGCTCGAGAGTTCTTCAAGGAGCATGATGCCATTTTCTCCTCGAGGCCGGAGACCATGTCGACGAGACTCACAACTAACGGCTACCTCACGGCGGTTCTCACCCCTGCCGGTGATCAgtggaagaagatgaagagaataGTAGTTTCTGAGGTGCTCAAGAATGATGTCTACCAATCATTCCATTCAAAGAGATGCGAAGAGGCTGATCACCTCGTTCGATATGTCCACAACCGGAGCCAGGGCAATGGGGTTTTGAATGTGAGGGAGACGGCGCAGCTCTACTGTGGCGGCCTGATTAGGAAGCTGGTGTTTGGGGAGAGGTTTTTCGGGTGTGGGATGGAGGACGGAGGGCAGGGAGTGGAAGAGTCGAAACACATGGATGCGTTATGGACTGTTCTTATGCACACTTATGGATTTGCAATTAGTGATTTTGTTCCTTTCTTGGAGGTGTTTGATTTGGATGGACATAAAAAGATTGTTACAAATGCACTTGCTTGCATGAAAAAGTATCAAGATCCAAGAATTGATAAAAGGGTTGAGATGTGGAGGAATGGTAGTAGATACACCAAAGAAGATattcttgatattttgattaacCTCAAAGACTCCAACGACGATCCGTTGCTATCTAAGCAAGAGATCAAAGCTCAGGTTAAT GAAATAATCCTTGCGGCGATTGACAATCCAGCAAGTGCAGTTGAGTGGGCCCTGGCAGAGATGATGATTGAGCCCAGTCTTCTTGATTTGGCCGCAAAGGAGCTAGATGAAGTCGTGGGGCGAAACAGACTAGTCCAAGAATCGGATTTGCCTCAACTTAACTTTATAAAGGCTTGTGTGAAGGAGGCATTTAGATTGCACCCTGTGACGGCTTTCAACCTTCCGCATGTATCGACCGTTGATAGTGTTGTAGGCGGTTATCACATACCGAAAGGAAGCCATGTCATGTTAAGTCGTCCTGGCCTAGGACGGAACCCTAACACATGGGACGAGCCGCTTAAGTTTAAACCCCAGCGCCACACGGGACAAGTAGTGCTTCATGATCCTCAACTACAAATCTTGTCATTTAGTACAGGGTTACGAGGTTGTCCAGCTGTTAAGCTTGGTTCTACTATGGTAACCATGCTTTTAGCTAGACTTATTCAGGGTTTTACTTGGACTCCATCGTCTCATACCTCCCTTGATCATCTCATCGAGGCAGATTCTCATATCTTATTGGCTCAACCATTGATTGCTCATGTCACACCGCGCTTGGACCCACAACTTTATCATCAAATTGCCTAA